The following are encoded in a window of Solibacillus sp. FSL R7-0668 genomic DNA:
- a CDS encoding YczE/YyaS/YitT family protein — protein sequence MSKKLWWQWGSFFVGLMVMALGITMTIKGNVIGTSPWDVFHIGMFKQFGLTIGTWSILTGLFIICVTSIYLKRVPKLATILNMLLIGSFIDLFNWLLPEATVFVFEIAYFVAGFFVMSIGCALYIAASLGEGPRDTVMMIIASKGYSVKTGRMVMEVIAASIGWLLGGPVGMGTIILALGTGYIIQPALFFFKDKLEQIVGEPLT from the coding sequence ATGTCAAAAAAATTATGGTGGCAATGGGGAAGCTTTTTTGTCGGACTGATGGTGATGGCACTCGGCATTACAATGACGATTAAAGGTAATGTTATTGGCACAAGCCCGTGGGATGTATTTCATATCGGCATGTTTAAGCAATTTGGCTTGACGATTGGCACGTGGTCGATTTTAACAGGACTATTTATTATTTGCGTCACGTCGATTTATTTAAAACGTGTGCCCAAATTAGCGACGATTCTCAATATGCTGTTAATCGGTTCGTTTATTGATTTGTTCAACTGGCTCTTACCAGAAGCGACTGTCTTTGTGTTTGAAATCGCTTATTTTGTAGCAGGCTTTTTTGTCATGAGTATTGGCTGTGCACTGTATATTGCGGCAAGTCTTGGTGAAGGGCCACGGGATACGGTGATGATGATTATCGCGAGCAAGGGCTATTCAGTGAAAACGGGTCGTATGGTAATGGAAGTCATTGCGGCAAGCATTGGCTGGCTACTTGGCGGACCAGTTGGGATGGGAACCATTATTTTAGCGCTTGGCACAGGCTATATTATTCAGCCCGCGCTGTTTTTCTTTAAAGATAAGCTCGAACAAATTGTGGGTGAGCCACTTACGTAA
- a CDS encoding glycine C-acetyltransferase encodes MSNVLNTFLDENLQDLRAQGLYNEIDPVEGANGPIIQVAGKKLINLSSNNYLGLATNAELKKIAQNTIETYGVGAGAVRTINGTLDLHIKLEQTLAKFKGTEAAISYQSGFNCNMAAISAVMDKNDAILSDALNHASIIDGCRLSKAKIIPFAHADMDDLRAKAKEATESGLYNKVMVITDGVFSMDGDIAKLPEIVEIAKEFDLITYVDDAHGSGVTGKGAGTVKQFGLQNEIDFQIGTLSKAIGVVGGYVAGKKNLIDWLKVRSRPFLFSTALPPGDVAAITRAVEMLMESTELHDKLWENGDYLKKGLNELGFNIGASETPITPCIIGDEKLTQQFSKRLIEEGVYAKSIVFPTVPKGTGRVRNMPTAAHTKEMLDDALAIYAKVGRELGVIQ; translated from the coding sequence ATGTCAAACGTATTAAATACCTTTTTAGATGAAAATTTACAAGACTTACGCGCACAAGGCTTATACAACGAAATTGATCCGGTTGAAGGTGCGAATGGCCCGATCATTCAAGTAGCAGGGAAAAAGCTAATAAACTTATCATCAAATAACTATTTAGGCTTAGCAACCAATGCCGAGCTGAAAAAAATTGCGCAAAACACAATCGAAACATACGGTGTTGGTGCAGGTGCGGTACGTACAATTAACGGCACATTAGATTTACACATTAAATTAGAACAAACATTAGCGAAATTCAAAGGTACAGAGGCAGCCATTAGCTATCAATCAGGCTTTAACTGTAATATGGCGGCAATTTCTGCTGTGATGGACAAAAACGATGCCATCCTTTCTGATGCATTGAATCATGCGTCTATTATTGATGGCTGCCGCTTATCAAAGGCGAAGATTATTCCATTTGCCCATGCTGATATGGATGATTTACGTGCAAAGGCAAAGGAAGCAACAGAATCAGGCCTTTACAATAAAGTCATGGTCATTACAGACGGCGTGTTCTCGATGGATGGCGACATTGCAAAGCTACCAGAAATCGTGGAAATCGCAAAAGAGTTTGATTTAATTACGTATGTAGACGATGCACATGGTTCAGGTGTAACAGGCAAGGGCGCAGGGACAGTGAAGCAGTTCGGCCTACAAAACGAAATTGATTTCCAAATCGGGACATTATCAAAAGCAATCGGTGTTGTCGGTGGCTATGTAGCAGGTAAGAAAAACTTAATAGACTGGTTAAAGGTTCGTTCTCGTCCGTTCTTATTCTCAACAGCCTTACCACCAGGGGATGTGGCTGCCATTACACGCGCGGTGGAAATGTTAATGGAATCAACAGAGCTTCACGACAAATTATGGGAAAACGGCGATTATTTAAAGAAGGGTTTAAACGAGCTTGGCTTTAATATCGGCGCTTCAGAAACACCGATCACACCATGCATTATCGGTGACGAGAAGCTAACACAGCAATTCTCGAAACGTTTAATCGAAGAAGGCGTGTATGCAAAATCAATCGTGTTCCCAACCGTACCAAAAGGAACAGGGCGCGTCCGCAATATGCCAACTGCCGCCCATACAAAGGAAATGCTAGATGACGCCTTAGCCATTTATGCAAAAGTTGGCCGTGAATTAGGTGTTATTCAGTAA
- a CDS encoding pyridoxal phosphate-dependent aminotransferase: MEFSKKLQQLPPQFFAALVGKVNAALAQGRDVINLGQGNPDQPTPDHIIEALQVAATNPQTHKYSPFRGIAELRQAAADFYKREYNVDIDPNTEVAILGGTKVGLVELPLAVLNPGDYMLLPDPGYPDYLSGVALADVQFDTLPLTAHNDFLPDYSALSDEVKTRAKLMYLNYPNNPTGGVATKVFFEETVQFAKDNQIAVAHDFAYGAIGFDGKRPPSFLQAPGAKEVGIELYTLSKSFNMAGWRIGFAVGNAKMIEAINLIQDHLFCSQFPAVQHAAAAALNEEQTCVESLRALYESRRNVLVEEAQKIGWDITAPKGSFFAWLPVADGYTSEQFADLLLEKADIAVAAGNGFGKYGEGYIRVGLLVDEARLREAMQRVAKLGLFAVKVN, from the coding sequence ATGGAATTTTCGAAAAAACTACAGCAGCTCCCTCCTCAATTTTTCGCTGCACTTGTCGGTAAGGTCAATGCCGCGCTTGCACAGGGGCGTGATGTCATTAATTTAGGTCAAGGCAATCCCGACCAACCAACGCCTGATCATATTATTGAAGCTTTACAGGTGGCAGCAACGAATCCACAAACGCATAAATACTCGCCATTTCGTGGCATTGCTGAGCTACGTCAAGCAGCAGCGGACTTTTATAAGCGTGAATACAATGTTGACATTGATCCAAATACCGAGGTAGCCATTCTTGGTGGTACAAAGGTCGGGCTTGTGGAATTACCGCTTGCTGTCTTAAATCCTGGTGATTACATGCTGCTTCCTGACCCAGGCTATCCGGATTATTTATCAGGCGTTGCACTTGCGGATGTTCAGTTCGATACACTCCCATTAACGGCGCACAACGACTTTTTACCGGATTATAGTGCGCTGTCTGATGAAGTGAAAACACGTGCGAAATTAATGTATTTAAACTATCCAAATAATCCAACTGGTGGTGTCGCAACGAAAGTGTTTTTTGAAGAAACCGTTCAATTCGCTAAAGATAATCAAATCGCGGTTGCCCATGATTTTGCCTATGGAGCGATTGGCTTTGATGGCAAACGTCCACCAAGCTTTTTACAAGCACCTGGCGCAAAGGAAGTCGGTATTGAATTGTATACATTATCAAAATCCTTCAATATGGCGGGCTGGCGCATCGGCTTTGCGGTTGGCAATGCTAAAATGATTGAAGCGATTAACCTTATTCAGGATCATCTATTTTGCAGTCAATTCCCAGCAGTTCAGCATGCAGCGGCTGCGGCATTAAACGAGGAACAAACATGCGTCGAAAGCCTGCGCGCGCTCTATGAAAGCCGCCGCAATGTACTCGTTGAAGAAGCACAGAAAATTGGCTGGGATATTACCGCACCAAAGGGCTCGTTTTTTGCATGGCTGCCTGTTGCAGACGGCTATACAAGTGAGCAATTTGCTGACCTTTTACTTGAAAAAGCCGATATCGCAGTCGCTGCGGGCAATGGCTTTGGTAAATACGGGGAAGGCTATATTCGAGTGGGGCTGCTCGTTGATGAAGCGCGCTTACGTGAAGCGATGCAGCGGGTTGCTAAATTGGGGCTTTTCGCTGTAAAAGTAAACTAA
- a CDS encoding carbon-nitrogen family hydrolase has product MKIGCIQLNVGFGKVDENYERAEKWIREAAAGGAEVIVLPEMWNTGYALEKLEELADENGERTKAFLAKLTKELAVHIVGGSVAVKRDGQFYNTMYTYNCDGELVGEYSKAHLFRLMDEHLYLQAGDEMNRFALGDLQAGGVICYDIRFPEWLRSHALDGAKVLFVPAQWPTPRIDHWKILLQARAIENQCFVVAVNRIARKVENFNGQSMIIGPWGEVLWTGAEDEELAIIDVDFSTVDEVRERIPVYEDRRPQLYEKVTK; this is encoded by the coding sequence ATGAAAATCGGTTGTATTCAATTAAATGTAGGCTTTGGTAAAGTAGATGAAAACTATGAGCGCGCGGAAAAATGGATTCGCGAGGCGGCTGCTGGGGGTGCAGAAGTCATTGTGCTGCCCGAAATGTGGAACACGGGCTATGCGCTAGAAAAATTAGAAGAACTTGCGGATGAAAATGGCGAACGTACAAAAGCCTTTTTAGCAAAATTAACAAAAGAGCTAGCCGTACATATTGTCGGAGGTTCTGTGGCGGTCAAGCGTGATGGGCAGTTTTATAATACGATGTACACGTATAATTGTGACGGCGAATTGGTGGGCGAGTATAGCAAGGCACACTTATTCCGCCTAATGGATGAGCATTTGTATTTGCAGGCGGGTGATGAGATGAACCGTTTTGCACTCGGTGACTTACAAGCGGGCGGGGTAATTTGCTATGATATTCGTTTCCCAGAATGGCTGCGCTCCCATGCGTTAGACGGTGCGAAGGTATTGTTCGTTCCGGCACAATGGCCAACACCGCGTATCGATCATTGGAAGATTTTATTACAGGCACGTGCCATTGAAAATCAGTGCTTTGTTGTAGCGGTTAACCGTATTGCACGTAAAGTGGAGAATTTCAACGGACAGTCGATGATTATCGGGCCATGGGGTGAAGTATTATGGACAGGCGCGGAAGATGAAGAGCTAGCTATTATCGATGTAGATTTTTCAACGGTGGATGAGGTGCGAGAGCGTATTCCGGTTTATGAAGATCGCCGTCCACAGTTGTATGAAAAGGTAACAAAATAA
- a CDS encoding L-threonine 3-dehydrogenase, with translation MKKIMVTGALGQIGSELVEKLRHTYGVDNVLATDIRKIDQLEGPFEVLDVTDGKRMHALAHDFGADTMIHMAALLSATAEKNPVFAWNLNMGGLMNALEVAREREMQFFTPSSIGAFGPSTPKDNTPQDTLQRPTTMYGVNKVAGELLCDYYFTRFGLDTRGVRFPGLISYVTPPGGGTTDYAVDIYYKAIADGRYTSYIAEGTYMDMMYMPDALQAIVDLMEADPAKLIHRNAFNISAMSFEPSQIAAEIKKHLPTFTMDYEVDPVRQAIANSWPNAIDSSAAMQEWGFKASYDLEKMTADMLEKLKVRLDQKLI, from the coding sequence GTGAAAAAAATTATGGTGACCGGCGCATTAGGTCAAATTGGTTCAGAATTAGTAGAGAAATTACGTCATACGTATGGCGTCGACAATGTATTAGCAACAGATATTAGAAAAATAGATCAGCTTGAGGGACCATTTGAAGTGTTGGATGTAACAGATGGCAAGCGCATGCATGCACTCGCACATGATTTTGGCGCAGACACAATGATTCACATGGCGGCATTACTATCAGCAACAGCAGAAAAAAATCCAGTATTCGCATGGAATTTAAATATGGGTGGCTTAATGAATGCACTTGAAGTGGCGCGTGAACGCGAGATGCAATTTTTTACACCAAGCTCAATCGGTGCATTTGGTCCATCAACACCAAAGGACAACACACCACAAGATACATTGCAGCGCCCAACAACGATGTATGGGGTAAATAAAGTAGCTGGTGAATTGCTATGTGACTATTATTTCACACGCTTTGGTTTAGATACACGTGGTGTTCGTTTCCCAGGCTTAATTTCGTACGTAACCCCTCCAGGTGGCGGTACAACGGATTATGCGGTCGATATTTACTACAAAGCGATTGCAGATGGGCGCTACACATCTTATATTGCAGAAGGAACATATATGGATATGATGTATATGCCCGATGCACTGCAGGCGATTGTTGATTTAATGGAAGCAGACCCAGCAAAACTGATTCACCGTAATGCCTTTAATATTTCAGCAATGAGCTTTGAGCCATCACAAATCGCAGCAGAAATTAAAAAGCATCTGCCAACGTTTACGATGGACTATGAGGTCGACCCAGTGCGCCAAGCCATTGCAAACAGCTGGCCAAACGCAATCGATTCATCAGCAGCAATGCAGGAGTGGGGCTTTAAAGCAAGCTATGATTTAGAAAAAATGACTGCCGATATGCTAGAAAAGCTAAAAGTACGTTTAGATCAAAAATTAATCTAA
- a CDS encoding long-chain fatty acid--CoA ligase produces MMQTPLVLTDMLKRAETYYAHKEIISRTSDKMVHRLTYGEWVKRTRQLAHALTKLGMERGDKIASFAWNQHRHLEAYFAVPCAGAVLHMVNIRLSPEHITYIINHAQDKILLIDEDLVPLIEEVQAELKTVQHYIIMADGELPQTTLPNALSYEALLAEADETFVFPEDLDENSPASMCYTSATTGNPKGVVYTHRSLVLHSMTISMVDTMGISERDVILPIVPMFHVNAWGMPFAGVNIGATQVLIGPQFTPDLILDFIETYGVTKTAGVPTIWLGALQEQEKKARNLSSLQAIFCGGSASPKGLIKKYEELGINYIVVYGMTETSPIVSLSRELSHMDGWTLDEKLETRAMQGLTVPGIESSIVNEHGEVPWDGETMGELRLRGPWIAAEYYHDGRTADAFKDGWLYTGDIAVRSKEGFIKITDRTKDLIKSGGEWISSVDLENALMSHDAIFEAAVIAIPHAKWQERPLACVVLKKDVEVRKEELMEFLAGQFAKWWLPDDIVFLEEIPKTSVGKFLKAKLRESVHEIYPQLTF; encoded by the coding sequence ATGATGCAAACACCGCTCGTTTTAACGGATATGTTAAAACGCGCAGAGACATATTATGCACATAAGGAGATTATTTCACGTACAAGTGACAAAATGGTTCATCGTTTAACATATGGTGAGTGGGTGAAGCGTACGCGTCAGCTGGCTCATGCACTTACAAAGCTAGGCATGGAGCGCGGAGATAAAATTGCGTCATTTGCATGGAATCAGCACCGCCATTTAGAGGCCTACTTTGCTGTGCCATGTGCGGGAGCCGTGTTACATATGGTGAACATCCGCTTATCGCCAGAGCATATTACGTACATTATTAATCATGCACAAGATAAAATACTATTAATAGATGAAGATTTAGTCCCGTTAATTGAAGAGGTGCAAGCCGAGTTAAAAACCGTGCAGCACTATATTATTATGGCGGACGGTGAGTTACCGCAAACGACATTACCGAATGCACTTTCTTATGAGGCGCTATTAGCAGAGGCAGATGAGACATTTGTATTTCCAGAGGATTTAGATGAAAATTCTCCAGCGAGTATGTGCTACACAAGTGCGACGACAGGGAATCCAAAAGGAGTTGTCTATACGCATCGTTCGTTAGTGCTGCATAGTATGACGATTTCAATGGTCGATACGATGGGGATTTCAGAGCGTGACGTGATTTTACCAATCGTCCCAATGTTCCACGTAAATGCATGGGGAATGCCATTTGCTGGCGTAAACATTGGCGCAACACAAGTACTAATCGGGCCACAATTTACACCGGATTTAATTTTAGATTTCATTGAAACGTACGGGGTAACGAAAACAGCGGGGGTACCAACAATTTGGCTAGGTGCCTTACAAGAGCAAGAAAAAAAAGCGCGTAATTTGTCTTCCTTGCAAGCCATTTTCTGTGGGGGCTCGGCATCTCCAAAAGGGCTTATTAAAAAATACGAAGAGCTTGGCATTAACTATATTGTTGTCTACGGCATGACCGAAACGTCACCGATTGTTTCCCTGTCACGTGAGCTGTCACATATGGATGGCTGGACATTAGATGAAAAGCTAGAAACGCGTGCAATGCAGGGACTAACTGTGCCCGGCATTGAATCGAGCATTGTCAATGAGCATGGCGAAGTACCTTGGGACGGTGAGACGATGGGCGAGCTGCGCTTACGTGGACCATGGATTGCAGCAGAATATTATCATGATGGGCGCACAGCGGATGCATTCAAAGACGGCTGGCTATATACAGGCGATATCGCGGTACGTTCAAAAGAGGGCTTCATTAAAATTACCGATCGCACAAAGGATTTAATTAAATCAGGGGGCGAGTGGATTTCGTCGGTGGATTTAGAAAATGCCCTAATGTCTCATGATGCCATTTTCGAAGCAGCCGTTATCGCGATTCCACATGCAAAATGGCAGGAGCGTCCACTTGCTTGCGTCGTATTAAAAAAGGATGTAGAAGTCAGAAAAGAGGAGCTAATGGAGTTTCTAGCAGGCCAATTTGCAAAATGGTGGCTACCAGATGATATTGTCTTTTTAGAGGAAATCCCAAAGACATCGGTTGGTAAGTTTTTAAAGGCCAAGCTACGTGAAAGTGTTCATGAAATTTATCCGCAGCTAACATTTTAA
- a CDS encoding sulfate permease produces MNIKDFFAGLLFIGVAGYFTYELVTDMSLLFKDATTVWQYFVAFFRVALIIFLFNLGLTFIKKFFGGHSQQKS; encoded by the coding sequence ATGAATATTAAGGATTTCTTTGCGGGGTTACTATTTATCGGCGTTGCGGGCTATTTTACGTATGAGCTTGTAACGGATATGTCGTTGTTATTTAAAGATGCAACGACTGTTTGGCAATATTTCGTAGCCTTCTTCCGCGTTGCATTGATTATTTTTCTGTTCAATTTAGGCTTAACCTTTATTAAAAAGTTTTTTGGCGGTCATTCACAGCAAAAGAGCTGA
- the trpA gene encoding tryptophan synthase subunit alpha, with protein sequence MTLQAHLENVLATGDKAFVPYIMAGDGGLATLKPTILKLQKLGVSAIEVGIPFTDPVADGPTIEKAGERALSHGVTLKKVIAQLTSFVDDITVPLVMMTYLNPILAYGIDAFARDARLAGIKGVIVPDMPYEESDVIHPALKQQNIALVQLVSLTSPPERVKKLARASEGFIYAVTVNGITGERISFASQLAEHFAALKEASSIPVLAGFGISTPEHVKSFGEIADGVIVGSKIVTAILEDDWSTVEQLVKAAKKVEAV encoded by the coding sequence ATGACATTACAAGCACATCTTGAAAACGTCTTAGCAACTGGTGATAAAGCATTTGTGCCCTATATTATGGCGGGCGATGGTGGACTTGCAACATTAAAGCCAACCATTTTAAAGCTACAGAAATTAGGGGTATCTGCCATTGAAGTTGGGATTCCTTTTACAGACCCTGTAGCAGATGGTCCAACAATTGAAAAGGCCGGTGAACGTGCGCTTAGTCACGGTGTCACATTAAAGAAGGTCATCGCACAGCTAACAAGCTTTGTCGATGACATTACGGTACCGCTTGTGATGATGACATACTTAAACCCAATCTTGGCATATGGTATTGATGCTTTCGCGCGAGATGCACGCCTTGCTGGTATTAAGGGCGTCATCGTGCCGGATATGCCCTACGAGGAAAGTGATGTCATTCACCCTGCGTTAAAGCAGCAAAATATCGCGCTTGTTCAACTCGTTTCCTTAACAAGCCCACCTGAACGGGTGAAAAAATTAGCGCGAGCAAGTGAAGGCTTTATTTATGCGGTTACAGTAAACGGCATTACAGGTGAACGCATAAGCTTTGCCTCTCAGCTAGCCGAGCATTTTGCGGCATTAAAAGAGGCAAGCTCGATTCCTGTATTAGCAGGCTTTGGCATTTCAACGCCTGAGCATGTAAAAAGCTTTGGTGAAATTGCAGATGGTGTCATTGTCGGCAGTAAAATTGTCACGGCTATTTTAGAGGATGATTGGTCTACAGTCGAGCAATTAGTAAAAGCGGCGAAAAAAGTAGAGGCAGTTTAA
- the trpB gene encoding tryptophan synthase subunit beta — MTAEKGRFGQFGGQFVPETLMTPLAELEAAYEQAKHDPAFQEELAYYLKQYVGRETPLYYAERLSAKMGGAKIYLKREDLNHTGAHKINNAIGQALLAKRMGKKKIVAETGAGQHGVATATACALLDMECIVYMGAEDVRRQQLNVFRMELLGTKVVAVEKGSATLKDAVNEALRHWVTHIDDTHYILGSALGPHPFPTIVRDFQRVIGDETRAQILQQEGRLPDTVIACIGGGSNAIGMFYPFVNDKEVALYGIEAAGAGVDTDQHAAAIHVGKTGVLHGALMYLLQDDNGFVQEAHSISAGLDYPGVGPEHCYLHETGRAKYPSVTDSQALEGVKLLCETEGILPALESAHAVYYAAEYAKTRPQDELIVVCLSGRGDKDVHTLIEKLGGDHA, encoded by the coding sequence ATGACAGCAGAAAAAGGACGCTTCGGACAATTCGGTGGTCAGTTTGTTCCCGAAACATTAATGACCCCACTGGCCGAGCTTGAAGCAGCCTATGAACAGGCAAAACATGACCCCGCCTTTCAAGAGGAGCTCGCTTACTATTTAAAGCAATATGTCGGACGCGAAACACCGCTTTATTACGCAGAACGTTTAAGTGCAAAAATGGGTGGTGCAAAAATTTACTTAAAGCGTGAAGACTTAAATCATACAGGTGCTCATAAAATTAATAACGCAATCGGTCAAGCACTCCTTGCTAAACGTATGGGCAAAAAGAAAATAGTCGCAGAAACAGGCGCGGGTCAGCACGGTGTGGCCACAGCAACTGCCTGTGCGCTACTTGATATGGAATGTATCGTCTATATGGGCGCAGAAGATGTACGCCGCCAACAGTTAAATGTATTCCGTATGGAGCTCCTTGGCACAAAGGTCGTAGCGGTCGAAAAAGGCTCGGCCACATTAAAAGACGCTGTAAATGAAGCGTTACGTCACTGGGTTACACATATTGACGATACGCATTATATTTTAGGCTCAGCGCTTGGTCCTCACCCATTCCCGACGATTGTTCGCGATTTCCAGCGTGTCATTGGTGATGAAACACGTGCCCAAATTTTACAGCAAGAAGGTCGTTTACCAGACACCGTCATTGCATGTATCGGTGGTGGGAGTAACGCAATCGGCATGTTCTATCCATTTGTGAACGACAAAGAGGTAGCGCTATACGGCATTGAAGCAGCTGGTGCTGGTGTAGATACCGATCAGCATGCTGCAGCGATTCATGTTGGGAAAACAGGTGTATTACACGGTGCGCTAATGTATTTACTACAGGATGATAATGGCTTCGTACAAGAGGCACATTCGATTTCAGCGGGATTGGATTATCCTGGCGTTGGTCCTGAACACTGTTATTTACATGAAACAGGCCGCGCGAAGTACCCTTCTGTTACGGATAGCCAAGCATTAGAGGGCGTGAAGCTGCTTTGCGAAACTGAAGGTATTTTACCTGCCTTAGAAAGTGCGCATGCCGTCTACTATGCTGCGGAATATGCCAAAACGCGTCCGCAAGATGAGCTGATCGTCGTTTGTCTATCTGGTCGTGGCGATAAGGATGTACACACGTTAATCGAAAAGCTTGGAGGTGACCACGCATGA
- a CDS encoding phosphoribosylanthranilate isomerase — protein sequence MTKVKICGLKEAEHIQAAVEAGADFIGLMFAPSKRRITIEQAIVLAQHIPPNVKKVGVFVNEKPEIIKQIAELVGLDFIQYHGDESAEQIAAIGLPAIKAFSIRTKEDVKRASTYTIDYYLFDAPGTDFRGGSGNSFDWTLLDDVNIPLDKVILAGGLTEENVGIATMLVQPFAVDVSSGVEIDGRKDIEKIKRFVECAKGEFIL from the coding sequence ATGACAAAAGTGAAAATATGCGGTTTAAAAGAGGCTGAACATATACAAGCAGCTGTTGAAGCGGGCGCGGATTTTATCGGGCTTATGTTTGCACCGAGTAAACGCCGCATTACGATAGAACAAGCAATCGTACTTGCTCAGCATATCCCGCCCAATGTGAAAAAAGTGGGGGTCTTTGTAAATGAAAAGCCCGAAATAATTAAGCAGATTGCCGAGCTAGTTGGACTCGATTTCATTCAATATCATGGGGATGAATCAGCTGAACAAATTGCAGCGATTGGACTGCCTGCTATTAAAGCATTCTCGATTCGCACAAAGGAGGATGTCAAGCGGGCTTCGACTTATACGATTGATTACTACCTATTTGATGCACCAGGCACAGATTTCCGCGGTGGCAGTGGAAATTCCTTTGATTGGACGCTATTAGATGATGTGAATATCCCGTTAGACAAGGTTATTTTAGCCGGTGGTTTAACGGAAGAAAACGTCGGCATTGCAACGATGTTAGTCCAACCCTTTGCAGTCGATGTATCGAGCGGCGTGGAAATTGATGGACGCAAAGACATAGAAAAGATCAAACGCTTTGTGGAATGTGCGAAAGGAGAATTTATTTTATGA
- the trpC gene encoding indole-3-glycerol phosphate synthase TrpC produces MTILNKIIEQKKSELPGLLAQTPSFPAVTNVRPSLYETLMTSNTLQVISEMKRASPSKGDIATHIDPVEQATQYEVAGAACISVLTEQAFFKGSFHDLNAVAQAVSIPVLCKDFIIHEVQIDYAKAAGASVILLIVAALTDEQLQALYTYATSLGLEVLVEVHDPEELQRAVHIGARIIGVNNRNLKTFDVSLTKTREIAQHLPSSNIAFISESGIWNKEDAQYVANAGARAVLVGESLMRSGDVQTALQALQIKLSTKVGE; encoded by the coding sequence ATGACGATTTTAAATAAAATTATCGAACAAAAAAAATCAGAATTACCAGGGCTACTTGCACAAACACCAAGCTTTCCAGCCGTGACAAACGTGCGCCCTTCCCTTTATGAAACATTAATGACGAGCAACACCCTACAAGTCATTTCCGAAATGAAGCGCGCCTCTCCTTCTAAAGGAGATATCGCCACACATATTGATCCTGTTGAACAAGCAACACAGTATGAAGTGGCGGGGGCAGCCTGTATTTCGGTCTTAACGGAGCAAGCCTTCTTCAAAGGGAGCTTCCATGATTTAAACGCGGTTGCACAGGCCGTTTCCATCCCTGTTTTGTGTAAGGACTTCATCATTCATGAGGTACAAATTGATTATGCAAAGGCAGCTGGTGCTTCCGTCATTTTACTCATTGTTGCGGCATTAACCGATGAGCAACTACAGGCACTTTATACGTACGCAACAAGCCTCGGTTTAGAGGTGCTTGTAGAAGTGCATGATCCAGAAGAATTACAGCGCGCTGTCCATATTGGTGCGAGGATTATCGGCGTCAATAATCGAAATTTGAAAACCTTTGATGTTTCATTGACGAAAACACGTGAAATTGCACAGCATCTGCCTTCATCCAACATCGCCTTTATTAGCGAAAGCGGGATTTGGAATAAGGAAGATGCCCAGTATGTAGCAAATGCTGGCGCGCGAGCTGTATTAGTTGGCGAATCGCTCATGCGTAGTGGCGATGTCCAAACAGCATTACAAGCACTACAAATCAAACTTTCAACAAAGGTTGGCGAATAA